The following are encoded in a window of Gammaproteobacteria bacterium genomic DNA:
- the radC gene encoding DNA repair protein RadC, protein MKSTDDRFAGLKPSELNDVEKQSVVMLAMNVLAIKHRAGRTLSSPVETRNFLRLRLADYRNEVFGCLFLDNRHRIIAVRELFQGTIDGASVHPRVVVQQAMEVNAAAMVFFHNHPSGVAEPSRADEMLTRRLKEALALVDVRVLDHFVVSGGESVSFAERGLL, encoded by the coding sequence ATGAAGAGTACGGACGACCGGTTCGCCGGTCTGAAGCCGTCGGAGCTCAACGACGTGGAGAAGCAATCAGTGGTGATGTTGGCGATGAACGTATTGGCGATCAAGCATCGCGCCGGGAGAACCTTGAGCAGTCCGGTCGAGACACGGAATTTTCTGCGTCTTCGTCTGGCCGACTACCGAAACGAGGTATTCGGATGTCTGTTTCTGGATAACCGGCATCGGATCATCGCTGTGCGTGAGTTGTTTCAGGGCACCATCGACGGTGCTTCGGTTCATCCGCGCGTCGTCGTGCAACAAGCCATGGAGGTGAACGCGGCCGCTATGGTCTTTTTCCACAATCACCCCTCCGGAGTCGCGGAGCCCAGCCGTGCGGACGAAATGCTCACCCGCCGGCTGAAAGAGGCACTGGCACTGGTCGATGTGCGAGTACTCGACCACTTCGTGGTTTCCGGTGGTGAGAGCGTGTCGTTCGCTGAACGTGGCCTGCTCTGA
- a CDS encoding DUF3577 domain-containing protein: protein MSNNESSKYFDLHINGIGYLNRVREVTPEEGTPFLSVTIAALRGSVDNVQYTHFECPVSGKKAQEIVRQLKSAVEGKLKVLIGFTLSDLYAEPFTFKNGDKAGETGVSLKSRLLRVSWAKVDGQPFYTEQESAA, encoded by the coding sequence ATGTCCAACAACGAAAGCAGCAAGTATTTCGATCTTCACATCAACGGCATCGGTTATCTCAACCGTGTCCGGGAGGTGACGCCGGAAGAGGGGACTCCTTTTCTGAGTGTCACCATCGCTGCCCTTCGCGGCAGTGTCGACAACGTCCAGTACACGCATTTTGAGTGTCCCGTGTCCGGCAAGAAGGCGCAGGAAATCGTGCGCCAGCTCAAGTCGGCTGTGGAGGGCAAGTTGAAGGTGCTCATCGGATTCACGCTCAGTGATCTGTATGCGGAACCCTTCACTTTCAAGAACGGCGACAAGGCCGGCGAGACCGGAGTCAGTCTGAAGTCCCGGTTGCTTCGCGTGTCATGGGCCAAGGTCGACGGCCAGCCGTTCTATACGGAGCAAGAGAGCGCTGCGTAA
- a CDS encoding ParM/StbA family protein, giving the protein MMTESNTVSPIQVGLDDGYAFTKVALPDGRLIAIPSRARVGKSGVTWIDNGRQRIFEYETEGAMYAVGAVDGAPTHFEGYPTSGLNRVIVQHALQEAGLSGRSIHAVSGLPVSAFYKKNGEQRRDTIEKKRLSLKQAVQPKSERLPAAIAFHEVIPEALAAWYDYVIVTQANDVILDEARLSVPIAVVDIGGRTTDYVVVKDQGVVHASSGSLQGGMLDVKQQVANGIQERFDLENVGEQLVSSAVERGVVRLHGKDHDVAALVDAAKRELVERLYAESRRQLGLGVELDRIVFVGGGTVALVEHIADWFPNQAIAEHPAFANARGMLKYLQYVCEESDVA; this is encoded by the coding sequence ATGATGACAGAATCCAATACGGTGTCGCCCATCCAGGTGGGTCTCGATGACGGTTACGCCTTTACCAAGGTGGCCCTGCCGGATGGCAGGCTGATCGCCATTCCCTCGCGGGCCAGGGTCGGCAAGTCTGGCGTCACTTGGATCGATAACGGCCGGCAGCGCATCTTCGAGTACGAAACCGAAGGGGCGATGTATGCGGTGGGCGCCGTCGACGGTGCGCCCACGCATTTCGAGGGCTATCCCACCTCGGGACTGAACCGCGTCATCGTACAGCATGCCCTCCAGGAAGCCGGGCTGTCCGGCCGCTCCATTCATGCGGTCTCCGGACTCCCCGTCAGCGCCTTCTACAAGAAGAACGGTGAGCAGCGTCGCGACACCATCGAGAAGAAGCGCCTCAGCTTGAAGCAGGCGGTGCAACCGAAGTCGGAGCGGCTGCCGGCCGCGATCGCGTTCCACGAGGTGATCCCGGAGGCGCTGGCCGCGTGGTACGACTACGTCATCGTCACCCAAGCCAATGATGTCATTCTTGATGAAGCGCGCTTGTCGGTCCCGATCGCCGTCGTGGACATCGGCGGGCGCACCACCGACTACGTGGTCGTGAAGGACCAGGGCGTCGTCCACGCATCGTCGGGTTCCTTACAGGGCGGCATGTTGGACGTGAAACAGCAGGTGGCCAACGGCATCCAGGAACGCTTCGACCTCGAGAACGTGGGCGAGCAGCTGGTGTCATCGGCCGTCGAACGCGGCGTCGTACGTTTGCACGGCAAGGATCACGATGTCGCGGCACTGGTGGACGCCGCCAAGCGGGAGCTGGTGGAACGGCTCTATGCCGAGAGCCGTCGCCAACTCGGGCTGGGCGTGGAACTGGATCGGATAGTGTTCGTCGGCGGTGGCACCGTTGCCTTGGTGGAACATATCGCCGATTGGTTTCCCAACCAGGCCATCGCCGAACACCCGGCCTTCGCCAACGCGCGCGGGATGTTGAAGTATCTGCAATACGTCTGTGAAGAGTCGGACGTTGCCTGA
- a CDS encoding TIGR03761 family integrating conjugative element protein has translation MSSGKSEPDQRAEQHPEDARVDAGPGALRGQVWLTVQTRQAQRLIRGRNGNADKPAIIGLVGFADRLRVIWQAARNDDPYADWWLVKVHEALERVHDLVKNEQAALDAQLEQLTALEVAVAESMKPFRIALQFANPYAYRGAQLIAEYDRFVRTLLTAHHVGLLTGATMEGSLNTCARKIRGAFAVPQGYHFLNVDRATLQQGTANASRARQVMGEVPDGVLNGAHQAPLAPRKVRFPEEAAKHIRLSPVDSAPKADIAAAVNDVTGST, from the coding sequence ATGAGTTCCGGTAAGTCAGAACCAGATCAGCGAGCCGAGCAACACCCGGAAGACGCGAGGGTCGACGCCGGGCCGGGTGCGCTGCGTGGGCAGGTGTGGCTAACGGTCCAGACCCGGCAAGCGCAACGGCTGATCCGGGGGCGCAACGGCAATGCCGACAAACCGGCGATCATCGGGCTGGTGGGCTTTGCCGATCGGCTGCGTGTGATCTGGCAAGCGGCACGCAATGACGATCCCTATGCCGATTGGTGGTTGGTCAAGGTGCACGAGGCGCTCGAACGGGTGCACGACCTGGTCAAGAACGAACAGGCCGCGTTGGACGCGCAGCTCGAACAGCTCACCGCTTTGGAAGTGGCCGTGGCGGAGTCGATGAAGCCGTTTCGGATCGCGCTCCAGTTTGCCAATCCCTACGCCTACCGAGGCGCCCAGTTGATCGCCGAGTACGACAGGTTTGTGCGCACGCTGTTGACCGCCCACCATGTGGGACTGCTGACCGGCGCCACGATGGAGGGCTCGCTCAATACATGTGCGCGCAAGATCCGAGGTGCGTTCGCAGTACCGCAAGGCTATCACTTCCTCAACGTCGATCGCGCGACACTCCAACAGGGCACCGCCAACGCGAGTCGCGCCCGGCAGGTCATGGGCGAAGTTCCGGACGGCGTGTTGAACGGAGCACACCAGGCACCACTTGCGCCGCGCAAAGTCCGATTTCCCGAAGAGGCTGCCAAGCACATCCGTCTGAGTCCCGTTGACTCCGCACCAAAAGCGGATATCGCCGCGGCGGTAAACGACGTCACCGGTAGCACTTAG
- a CDS encoding helix-turn-helix domain-containing protein, with protein sequence MGEGSRGLRPETHALDALIQATVERAQQESGSKQSDTMLFMGNRHQAFPTLVVQDPVLEPVDKLVWMVIMLQAQETGGSTAFPSYEHLAKKTNVSSTSTISRAIAILRATRWLTLCARLREASGRFRGNVYALHDEPLPLADALHLDPDYMQFLQQSLGHHHARVRLVAKGVLDTIDEDIQEGLDICAKIHPLERRLQAAEAIQQDSPRRYFAFSAKVMTQLRNVVGEDGTDHRDQNSKAEETQLQISNPQNSKSGSSSYINKNTTTTTKTTGEKKIVGPLDEEPPLIYPKRLTDNQRAVADRYLKSVPATARQSILDELEGRFRSEQKGMKPVYDEIRFLHFLCRASNKGKFVSNLGIKVRDERIEREKARERHLKQQEQSPAEAKRCENSRASGQRQLAELRKSLNMPARPQTDDESG encoded by the coding sequence ATGGGTGAGGGTTCTCGCGGACTCCGGCCCGAGACCCACGCACTGGATGCACTGATACAGGCGACCGTCGAACGCGCACAACAGGAATCGGGTAGCAAACAGTCCGATACCATGCTGTTCATGGGGAACCGCCATCAGGCGTTCCCCACGCTGGTAGTGCAAGACCCCGTGCTCGAACCCGTGGACAAGCTGGTGTGGATGGTCATCATGCTGCAGGCCCAGGAGACCGGCGGCAGCACGGCGTTCCCCAGCTACGAGCATCTCGCCAAGAAAACCAACGTCTCCTCCACATCGACCATCTCGCGGGCCATCGCCATTCTGCGCGCCACGCGTTGGCTGACCTTGTGCGCGCGGCTGCGGGAGGCAAGCGGCCGCTTCCGCGGTAACGTCTATGCACTGCACGACGAACCTCTGCCATTGGCGGACGCCCTGCATCTGGACCCGGACTATATGCAGTTCCTGCAGCAGTCGCTCGGGCATCATCACGCGCGCGTGCGCCTGGTCGCCAAGGGGGTTTTGGATACCATCGACGAGGACATCCAGGAGGGCCTCGATATCTGCGCCAAAATCCATCCGCTCGAACGTCGCCTGCAAGCGGCCGAGGCGATCCAGCAGGATTCACCGCGGCGCTATTTTGCCTTCAGCGCAAAGGTGATGACGCAACTGCGCAACGTGGTCGGGGAAGACGGTACGGATCACCGGGACCAAAATTCAAAGGCGGAGGAAACCCAGCTTCAAATTTCGAACCCTCAAAATTCAAAGTCGGGTAGTAGTAGTTATATAAATAAAAATACAACTACAACTACAAAAACCACTGGCGAGAAAAAAATCGTAGGGCCATTGGATGAGGAGCCGCCCCTGATCTACCCCAAGCGCCTCACAGACAACCAGCGCGCAGTGGCGGATCGTTACTTGAAATCCGTACCTGCCACTGCACGCCAGTCCATCCTCGATGAGCTGGAAGGCCGGTTTCGTTCGGAACAGAAGGGCATGAAACCGGTGTACGACGAAATACGCTTCCTGCATTTCCTGTGTCGCGCCTCAAACAAAGGCAAGTTTGTGTCCAACCTCGGCATCAAGGTGCGCGACGAACGCATCGAGCGGGAGAAGGCGCGTGAGAGACACCTGAAGCAACAGGAACAAAGTCCGGCAGAAGCGAAGCGTTGCGAAAATTCCAGAGCCTCAGGTCAAAGACAACTTGCCGAGCTACGCAAGTCGCTCAACATGCCGGCGCGTCCTCAGACCGACGACGAGTCGGGCTGA
- a CDS encoding DUF2857 domain-containing protein, which produces MDGTKESGLITAVLMYAIRCLAEGDQAALRNMNFGPREIEALREMNLADLYRVESLRAHCLDIVLNRDVYWPMIEHLRRQRESEELQQVLIAADAPLEMMQTLFGLGSREYTRLRRMLTVDPSVGRPAEPDEASTHKLWNAWVQRAEHEEDGPLAPNEYLAIHRETGISMRAIWNLTQRWNQYGDLTGRSSHDPVERACSDG; this is translated from the coding sequence ATGGACGGAACCAAGGAATCCGGTTTGATCACGGCCGTGCTGATGTACGCGATCCGCTGCCTGGCCGAAGGGGATCAAGCCGCGTTGCGCAACATGAATTTCGGCCCACGCGAAATCGAGGCGTTGCGCGAGATGAACTTGGCCGACCTCTATCGTGTCGAGTCCTTGCGCGCCCATTGCCTGGATATCGTTCTCAATCGGGACGTGTACTGGCCCATGATCGAGCATCTGCGGCGGCAGCGCGAATCCGAGGAACTGCAACAAGTGCTCATCGCCGCCGACGCACCGTTGGAGATGATGCAGACGCTGTTCGGTTTAGGTTCCCGCGAATACACGCGCCTGCGTCGCATGTTGACTGTCGATCCCTCGGTCGGCCGGCCGGCGGAACCCGATGAAGCGAGCACGCACAAGCTCTGGAACGCTTGGGTCCAACGGGCGGAACACGAAGAAGATGGTCCGCTCGCACCGAACGAGTATCTCGCCATCCACCGTGAAACCGGTATCTCAATGCGGGCCATATGGAACTTGACGCAACGCTGGAATCAATACGGTGACTTGACGGGTCGAAGCAGTCACGACCCTGTGGAGCGAGCCTGTTCGGATGGGTGA
- a CDS encoding chromosome partitioning protein ParB yields the protein MQEPGTRDAATTVKLDVRRINHYERNPRRSENPEYDRIKSSIRADGMDQPLVVTCRPDETDYVVGAGGNTRLHILQALYQETGDERFQWVDCLFKPWREESDVLLAHLRENDLRGGLSFIDKAQAVFEAKGLLEEEMGIDELSQRRLETILRDRGYSLSHGLISQMGYAVHTLLPVIPQALKSGLGRPQVERIRALDRAARALWKKRKLGDDESFDAVFAALCERYDGPEWDLELLRNAVEIEIAEELEVSIQAIRVELDAQLLGREVETPVLESDRDSDTPEERVPSSNADTAKPISAAKGKTPGDSRGNNADKVSKGEVPPPQRPSLVIAPDPSEEDSEEQPSNPIESEAGSIVSSITPSQPASTDLKSLRARAWTLAARLAQRNGIGGLVVPLSGKGLGFILRDVPDSSLADQLDADTLGQVSMLWWHLAACAEMTVAPLDAVIATLSDDSILRQALENQDAGLLFNSVWTLDPGHTGYRLWRQLGEQDWQDLLNLMDTYRRIHRAAEASQVRLWE from the coding sequence ATGCAGGAACCGGGCACCCGTGACGCGGCCACGACGGTAAAGCTGGATGTGCGTCGTATCAACCACTATGAACGCAATCCGCGTCGTAGTGAGAATCCGGAATACGACCGCATCAAATCCTCCATCCGGGCCGATGGCATGGATCAGCCCTTGGTGGTCACGTGCCGACCCGACGAAACCGACTACGTCGTCGGCGCCGGCGGCAACACACGGTTGCACATCCTGCAGGCGTTGTACCAGGAAACGGGCGACGAGCGATTCCAGTGGGTTGATTGCCTGTTCAAACCGTGGCGCGAAGAGTCGGATGTGCTGCTGGCGCATCTCAGGGAAAACGATCTGCGCGGCGGACTGAGTTTCATCGACAAGGCCCAGGCCGTCTTCGAGGCCAAGGGGCTCCTGGAAGAGGAGATGGGCATCGATGAGCTTTCGCAGCGTCGTCTCGAAACGATACTCCGAGACCGCGGCTACAGCTTGAGTCACGGGCTGATCTCTCAGATGGGCTATGCGGTTCACACCTTGCTCCCGGTGATTCCCCAGGCACTGAAGTCGGGTCTCGGCCGACCGCAGGTGGAGCGCATTCGAGCCCTGGACCGAGCGGCGCGCGCCCTCTGGAAAAAACGCAAGCTGGGTGATGACGAATCCTTCGATGCAGTGTTCGCGGCATTGTGTGAACGATACGACGGTCCCGAGTGGGATCTCGAACTATTGCGCAATGCCGTTGAGATTGAGATTGCTGAAGAGCTCGAGGTGAGCATCCAGGCCATTCGCGTCGAACTGGACGCGCAGCTTTTGGGACGTGAGGTCGAAACCCCGGTCCTTGAGAGCGACCGTGACTCTGACACACCAGAAGAACGAGTCCCTTCGTCTAATGCCGATACGGCAAAACCAATAAGTGCTGCAAAGGGCAAGACGCCTGGTGACTCACGCGGCAACAACGCGGATAAAGTATCCAAGGGTGAAGTGCCTCCACCGCAACGACCATCACTTGTCATCGCGCCCGATCCATCGGAGGAAGACTCAGAGGAGCAGCCGTCTAACCCTATAGAGTCAGAGGCGGGCTCCATCGTAAGTTCGATCACGCCCAGCCAACCCGCTTCCACGGATCTCAAATCATTACGTGCCCGAGCCTGGACACTGGCCGCGCGCCTTGCGCAACGCAATGGCATCGGCGGCCTGGTCGTGCCTCTGTCCGGCAAGGGACTCGGATTCATCCTCCGTGACGTACCGGATTCGTCGTTGGCCGATCAGTTGGACGCTGACACGCTTGGCCAGGTCTCCATGTTGTGGTGGCACCTGGCGGCTTGCGCGGAGATGACCGTGGCGCCACTGGATGCCGTTATCGCCACCTTGTCTGACGACTCGATCTTGCGCCAGGCGCTCGAGAATCAGGATGCCGGTCTGCTCTTCAACAGCGTCTGGACCCTGGACCCGGGGCATACCGGCTATCGGCTCTGGCGTCAACTCGGCGAGCAGGACTGGCAGGATCTGCTCAACCTGATGGACACCTACCGTCGCATTCACCGTGCGGCGGAGGCCTCGCAGGTCCGGCTCTGGGAGTAG
- a CDS encoding AlpA family phage regulatory protein, which translates to MPEHHTIRIERKPAVLNRTGMSHATLYRRISEGLFPPGVSLGNRSVGWLAHEVDTMLNAFASGKTTEELQAVVKLLIEKRQNLAA; encoded by the coding sequence ATGCCTGAGCATCACACAATCCGAATCGAAAGAAAGCCAGCGGTGTTAAATCGAACCGGGATGAGTCACGCGACCCTCTATCGTCGAATCAGTGAAGGCTTGTTCCCTCCTGGGGTTTCCCTTGGTAATCGTTCTGTCGGCTGGCTGGCCCATGAAGTGGATACCATGTTAAATGCATTTGCCTCGGGAAAAACAACAGAGGAACTTCAAGCCGTGGTAAAACTTCTCATTGAAAAACGGCAGAATCTGGCAGCTTGA
- a CDS encoding IS256 family transposase produces MAIQKTQFDMDAALKALREGKDLTGKDGVLTPLIKQLTEAALHAERDCHLAEDDTPNRKNGSTSKTVKSPIGSFELHTPRDRAGTFEPQLIKKHQTHLTDELERKILALFSLGMSYQDIRANIKDLYGIEISNGTLNAITDRLIPELQAWRERDLDAIYPIVWLDAIHYKIKENGRYVSKAIYTLLGLNIEGKKELLGLYLSDQEGAHHWLSVLTDLHNRGVKDILIACVDGLKGFPEAIESIYPDTEIQHCIIHQIRNSMKYVASKNQKAFMADLKCVYKAATLNAAETALDDLEAKWGEKYPMVIQSWRSKWPTLSAYFKYPEYVRTAIYTTNAVEAVHRQFRKLTKTKGGFANENSLLKLLYAGILKASERWTHPIQNWNLTLSQLTIHFPGRLGAYISL; encoded by the coding sequence ATGGCAATACAAAAAACCCAGTTCGATATGGACGCAGCCCTCAAAGCGCTGCGTGAAGGTAAAGATCTCACCGGCAAAGATGGTGTACTGACGCCTCTGATCAAGCAGCTCACCGAGGCCGCCCTGCACGCGGAACGTGACTGTCACCTGGCGGAGGACGACACGCCCAACCGCAAAAATGGCAGCACATCCAAGACGGTCAAAAGTCCGATCGGCAGCTTTGAACTGCACACACCCCGTGACCGTGCAGGCACCTTTGAGCCACAGCTGATCAAGAAACACCAGACCCATCTGACCGATGAGCTGGAGCGCAAGATCCTCGCACTGTTCTCACTGGGAATGAGCTACCAGGATATCCGTGCCAACATTAAAGACCTCTACGGCATTGAGATTTCCAATGGTACGCTGAACGCCATCACCGACAGGCTGATACCGGAACTACAGGCCTGGCGTGAACGCGACCTCGATGCGATCTACCCCATCGTCTGGCTCGATGCCATTCACTACAAGATCAAGGAAAACGGACGCTACGTCAGCAAGGCCATCTACACCTTGCTCGGGCTGAACATCGAGGGCAAGAAGGAGCTGCTCGGCCTGTACCTGTCTGACCAGGAAGGCGCACACCACTGGCTGAGTGTGCTCACCGACCTGCACAATCGTGGCGTCAAGGACATCCTGATCGCCTGTGTCGATGGCCTGAAAGGCTTCCCTGAGGCCATCGAGAGCATCTACCCCGACACTGAAATCCAGCACTGCATCATCCATCAGATCCGCAACTCGATGAAGTATGTGGCCTCGAAAAATCAGAAGGCCTTCATGGCCGATCTGAAGTGCGTTTACAAAGCCGCCACCCTCAACGCCGCTGAAACAGCACTGGATGATCTGGAGGCCAAATGGGGCGAGAAATACCCGATGGTCATCCAGTCCTGGCGCAGCAAATGGCCGACGCTGTCAGCCTACTTCAAATACCCGGAGTACGTCCGCACCGCCATCTACACGACGAATGCCGTCGAGGCGGTGCATCGCCAGTTCCGAAAACTGACCAAGACCAAGGGCGGCTTCGCTAACGAGAACAGTTTACTCAAGCTCCTTTACGCCGGTATATTGAAGGCCTCAGAGCGCTGGACGCATCCCATACAGAACTGGAACCTGACGCTATCGCAGCTGACGATTCACTTCCCCGGCAGACTGGGTGCTTACATCAGCCTCTGA